From Primulina huaijiensis isolate GDHJ02 chromosome 15, ASM1229523v2, whole genome shotgun sequence, one genomic window encodes:
- the LOC140959256 gene encoding uncharacterized protein isoform X3: MRVHSFCRTALWGILLVSLLGLCSADDKTLFEVVGAADCADCKEYSIKTTQAFSGLRVSVDCKLKSGETKRMGDTKLDKDGKFKISVSQQLHQDCYVQLHSAAAVPCAAHNGAESAKIVLKSQTNGIQTFGPSQNLQFSTALCASKTFWPFFKHPHFPFTHPWKKSFPSWPPLPPFPPLYKHKPLFPPIVKPLPPPVPVYKPPVPVYKRPVPVYKPPVPVYKPPVPVYKPPVPVYKPPVPVYKPPPPVPVYKPPVPVYKPKPPVYKPPTPVYKPKPPVPVYKPKPPVYKPPVPVYKPKPPVHKPPVPVYKPPVPVYKPKPPVPVYKPPVPVYKPKPPVYKPPVPVYIPKPPVYKPPLYKKPCPPLIPKLPPFPKIKFPPKYFFHHHHHHRHHHKLGLFPPLPPYHP, translated from the exons ATGAGGGTTCATTCCTTTTGTCGGACAGCCCTTTGGGGAATTCTCTTGGTGTCTTTATTGGGGCTTTGCAGCGCAGATGACAAGACATTGTTCGAGGTTGTCGGGGCAGCAGATTGTGCCGATTGCAAGGAGTACAGCATTAAAACTACTCAGGCATTTTCGG GTCTCAGAGTGAGCGTTGATTGTAAGCTCAAAAGCGGGGAAACAAAAAGAATGGGAGATACCAAGCTCGACAAAGATGGGAAATTCAAGATCTCGGTCTCACAACAACTCCATCAAGATTGCTACGTGCAGCTCCACAGCGCCGCGGCAGTCCCCTGCGCAGCCCACAATGGCGCCGAATCCGCGAAGATCGTGTTGAAATCCCAAACGAATGGTATCCAAACCTTCGGGCCGAGCCAAAATCTGCAGTTCTCAACTGCATTGTGTGCTTCCAAAACCTTTTGGCCTTTCTTCAAGCACCCACATTTTCCATTCACCCATCCGTGGAAGAAGAGCTTCCCTTCTTGGCCGCCTCTCCCTCCATTTCCGCCGCTCTACAAGCATAAGCCACTTTTCCCACCGATTGTCAAGCCTCTACCACCACCAGTTCCCGTCTACAAACCACCAGTTCCAGTGTATAAACGGCCTGTCCCCGTCTACAAGCCACCAGTTCCAGTCTACAAACCGCCGGTTCCCGTCTACAAACCACCAGTTCCAGTGTATAAACCGCCTGTCCCCGTCTACAAACCACCA CCACCAGTTCCAGTCTACAAACCGCCGGTTCCCGTCTACAAACCAAAACCACCAGTTTACAAGCCACCAACTCCTGTCTACAAGCCAAAACCACCCGTTCCCGTCTACAAGCCAAAACCACCAGTTTACAAGCCACCTGTCCCCGTCTACAAGCCAAAACCACCAGTTCACAAGCCACCGGTTCCAGTCTACAAGCCACCTGTCCCCGTCTACAAGCCAAAACCACCGGTTCCAGTCTACAAGCCACCGGTCCCCGTCTACAAGCCAAAACCACCAGTTTACAAGCCGCCGGTGCCCGTCTACATTCCAAAACCACCAGTTTACAAGCCCCCGCTATATAAGAAGCCATGCCCTCCACTGATCCCCAAGCTTCCGCCATTTCCGAAGATCAAATTTCCTCCAAAGTACTtcttccaccaccaccaccaccaccgccaccACCACAAACTCGGGCTTTTCCCACCACTACCTCCGTACCATCCTTAA
- the LOC140959256 gene encoding uncharacterized protein isoform X2, translated as MRVHSFCRTALWGILLVSLLGLCSADDKTLFEVVGAADCADCKEYSIKTTQAFSGLRVSVDCKLKSGETKRMGDTKLDKDGKFKISVSQQLHQDCYVQLHSAAAVPCAAHNGAESAKIVLKSQTNGIQTFGPSQNLQFSTALCASKTFWPFFKHPHFPFTHPWKKSFPSWPPLPPFPPLYKHKPLFPPIVKPLPPPVPVYKPPVPVYKRPVPVYKPPVPVYKPPVPVYKPPVPVYKPPPPVPVYKPPVPVYKPPVPVYKPKPPVYKPPTPVYKPKPPVPVYKPKPPVYKPPVPVYKPKPPVHKPPVPVYKPPVPVYKPKPPVPVYKPPVPVYKPKPPVYKPPVPVYIPKPPVYKPPLYKKPCPPLIPKLPPFPKIKFPPKYFFHHHHHHRHHHKLGLFPPLPPYHP; from the exons ATGAGGGTTCATTCCTTTTGTCGGACAGCCCTTTGGGGAATTCTCTTGGTGTCTTTATTGGGGCTTTGCAGCGCAGATGACAAGACATTGTTCGAGGTTGTCGGGGCAGCAGATTGTGCCGATTGCAAGGAGTACAGCATTAAAACTACTCAGGCATTTTCGG GTCTCAGAGTGAGCGTTGATTGTAAGCTCAAAAGCGGGGAAACAAAAAGAATGGGAGATACCAAGCTCGACAAAGATGGGAAATTCAAGATCTCGGTCTCACAACAACTCCATCAAGATTGCTACGTGCAGCTCCACAGCGCCGCGGCAGTCCCCTGCGCAGCCCACAATGGCGCCGAATCCGCGAAGATCGTGTTGAAATCCCAAACGAATGGTATCCAAACCTTCGGGCCGAGCCAAAATCTGCAGTTCTCAACTGCATTGTGTGCTTCCAAAACCTTTTGGCCTTTCTTCAAGCACCCACATTTTCCATTCACCCATCCGTGGAAGAAGAGCTTCCCTTCTTGGCCGCCTCTCCCTCCATTTCCGCCGCTCTACAAGCATAAGCCACTTTTCCCACCGATTGTCAAGCCTCTACCACCACCAGTTCCCGTCTACAAACCACCAGTTCCAGTGTATAAACGGCCTGTCCCCGTCTACAAGCCACCAGTTCCAGTCTACAAACCGCCGGTTCCCGTCTACAAACCACCAGTTCCAGTGTATAAACCGCCT CCGCCTGTCCCCGTCTACAAGCCACCAGTTCCAGTCTACAAACCGCCGGTTCCCGTCTACAAACCAAAACCACCAGTTTACAAGCCACCAACTCCTGTCTACAAGCCAAAACCACCCGTTCCCGTCTACAAGCCAAAACCACCAGTTTACAAGCCACCTGTCCCCGTCTACAAGCCAAAACCACCAGTTCACAAGCCACCGGTTCCAGTCTACAAGCCACCTGTCCCCGTCTACAAGCCAAAACCACCGGTTCCAGTCTACAAGCCACCGGTCCCCGTCTACAAGCCAAAACCACCAGTTTACAAGCCGCCGGTGCCCGTCTACATTCCAAAACCACCAGTTTACAAGCCCCCGCTATATAAGAAGCCATGCCCTCCACTGATCCCCAAGCTTCCGCCATTTCCGAAGATCAAATTTCCTCCAAAGTACTtcttccaccaccaccaccaccaccgccaccACCACAAACTCGGGCTTTTCCCACCACTACCTCCGTACCATCCTTAA
- the LOC140959174 gene encoding uncharacterized protein isoform X1 translates to MCGCGGQGGCNNCGVGDIVAHRSWLLIWIFRKMSLDNSSRSRSRSRSRSPMDRKIRTQHYSNRVAPYRRESRRGFSENSLCNNCRRPGHFARECPNAALCHNCGLPGHIASECNTRSLCWNCREPGHMAGNCPNEGICHTCGKAGHRARDCTAPPGDLRLCNNCYKQGHMAADCTNDRACKNCRKLGHIARDCQNDPVCNTCNISGHMARDCPKGYTFEERGAGARGGGFRDIVCRTCQQVGHVSRDCISMTICHNCGGRGHMAFECPSGRFMDRYPRRY, encoded by the exons ATGTGTGGTTGTGGTGGACAGGGAGGATGCAACAACTGTGGTGTCGGTGATATTGTTGCACATAGAAGTTGGTTGTTGATTTGGATATTTAGGAAAATGAGCTTAGACAACAGTAGCCGTAGCAGGAGCAGAAGCAGAAGTAGGAGTCCAATGGATCGGAAGATCCGTACTCAGCACTATTCTAATCGTGTTGCGCCATATAGGCGGGAGTCGAGGAGGGGCTTCAG TGAGAACAGTCTGTGCAACAACTGCAGGAGGCCTGGCCACTTTGCTAGAGAATGCCCCAATGCAGCTCTATGCCACAATTGTGGTCTTCCTGG gCATATTGCATCAGAATGCAACACAAGATCTCTTTGTTGGAACTGTCGTGAACCTGGCCATATGGCAGGAAACTGTCCAAATGAGGGCATCTGCCACACCTGTGGAAAGGCAGGCCATCGTGCTAGGGACTGCACAGCACCTCCTGGTGATCTGAGGCTGTGCAACAACTGCTACAAGCAAGGCCACATGGCAGCCGACTGTACCAACGACAGGGCTTGCAAGAATTGCAGAAAACTGGGCCATATTGCACGCGACTGTCAAAACGATCCCGTCTGCAACACATGCAACATATCTGGGCACATGGCCAGAGATTGTCCAAAAGGCTATACATTTGAAGAAAGGGGGGCTGGAGCTCGTGGAGGTGGCTTTCGTGACATTGTGTGTAGGACTTGCCAGCAGGTGGGGCATGTGAGTCGGGACTGCATTTCCATGACTATATGTCATAACTGTGGAGGAAGAGGCCACATGGCCTTCGAGTGCCCGTCTGGTAGGTTCATGGATAGGTATCCCCGAAGGTACTAG
- the LOC140959585 gene encoding fructose-bisphosphate aldolase 1, chloroplastic-like — protein MASASFLKPSPVLDMSEFVKGHSLLRHPSTSTIRCQPKVAPSPFTVRASAYADELVKTAKTVASPGRGILAMDESNATCGKRLASIGLENTEANRQAYRTLLVSAPGLGQYISGAILFEETLYQSTIDGKKMVDVLVEQNIVPGIKVDKGLVPLAGSNDESWCQGLDGLASRSAAYYQQGARFAKWRTVVSIPNGPSALAVKEAAWGLARYAAISQEAGLVPIVEPEILLDGEHGIDRTYEVALKVWAEVFFYLAENNVLFEGILLKPSMVTPGAECKEKATPEQVAAYTLRLLRKRIPPAVPGIMFLSGGQSEVEATLNLNAMNQAQNPWHVSFSYARALQNTCLKTWGGRPENVKKAQDTLLIRAKANSLAQLGKYTAEGESEEAKTGMFVKGYSY, from the exons ATGGCCTCAGCCTCATTCCTCAAGCCATCTCCTGTTCTTGACATGTCTGAGTTCGTTAAAGGTCATTCCCTCCTCCGCCACCCATCCACATCCACCATTCGCTGCCAGCCCAAAGTGGCGCCATCTCCATTCACTGTCCGCGCTTCCGCCTATGCCGATGAGCTCGTCAAGACTGCG AAAACTGTTGCATCACCAGGGCGTGGTATTCTTGCCATGGATGAATCAAACGCCACTTGTGGGAAGCGTTTAGCATCCATCGGGCTCGAGAACACTGAGGCGAACCGTCAGGCTTATCGCACGCTTCTAGTCTCCGCCCCTGGACTCGGCCAGTACATCTCTGGCGCAATCTTATTTGAGGAGACTCTCTACCAATCCACCATTGATGGCAAGAAAATGGTGGATGTTCTTGTTGAGCAGAATATTGTCCCTGGCATTAAAGTCGATAAG GGTTTGGTTCCTCTTGCTGGTTCAAATGACGAGTCATGGTGCCAAGGTCTTGATGGCCTCGCCTCACGCTCTGCTGCTTACTACCAACAAGGTGCTCGTTTCGCCAAATG GCGTACTGTTGTGAGCATTCCCAATGGTCCATCTGCCTTGGCAGTGAAGGAGGCGGCCTGGGGCCTAGCCCGCTATGCCGCCATTTCTCAG GAGGCTGGACTGGTCCCAATAGTGGAACCAGAGATCTTGCTAGATGGAGAGCATGGGATTGACAGGACATATGAGGTAGCTTTGAAGGTGTGGGCTGAGGTGTTTTTCTACTTAGCCGAAAACAATGTGTTGTTTGAGGGTATTCTCCTCAAACCAAGCATGGTCACTCCTGGTGCAGAATGCAAGGAAAAGGCGACACCCGAACAGGTTGCTGCGTACACACTCCGCCTCCTCCGCAAGCGAATTCCCCCAGCCGTTCCTGGAATCATG TTTTTGTCTGGTGGGCAATCTGAGGTGGAAGCAACCTTGAACTTGAATGCCATGAACCAAGCCCAGAACCCGTGGCACGTGTCGTTTTCCTACGCTAGAGCTCTTCAAAACACATGCCTGAAGACATGGGGAGGACGCCCGGAGAACGTGAAGAAGGCTCAAGATACTTTGCTCATCAGGGCGAAGGCTAACTCCCTGGCTCAACTCGGTAAGTATACTGCGGAGGGAGAATCAGAGGAAGCCAAGACAGGAATGTTTGTGAAAGGCTACAGCTACTAA
- the LOC140959174 gene encoding uncharacterized protein isoform X2 codes for MHDGGCNNCGVGDIVAHRSWLLIWIFRKMSLDNSSRSRSRSRSRSPMDRKIRTQHYSNRVAPYRRESRRGFSENSLCNNCRRPGHFARECPNAALCHNCGLPGHIASECNTRSLCWNCREPGHMAGNCPNEGICHTCGKAGHRARDCTAPPGDLRLCNNCYKQGHMAADCTNDRACKNCRKLGHIARDCQNDPVCNTCNISGHMARDCPKGYTFEERGAGARGGGFRDIVCRTCQQVGHVSRDCISMTICHNCGGRGHMAFECPSGRFMDRYPRRY; via the exons ATGCATGAT GGAGGATGCAACAACTGTGGTGTCGGTGATATTGTTGCACATAGAAGTTGGTTGTTGATTTGGATATTTAGGAAAATGAGCTTAGACAACAGTAGCCGTAGCAGGAGCAGAAGCAGAAGTAGGAGTCCAATGGATCGGAAGATCCGTACTCAGCACTATTCTAATCGTGTTGCGCCATATAGGCGGGAGTCGAGGAGGGGCTTCAG TGAGAACAGTCTGTGCAACAACTGCAGGAGGCCTGGCCACTTTGCTAGAGAATGCCCCAATGCAGCTCTATGCCACAATTGTGGTCTTCCTGG gCATATTGCATCAGAATGCAACACAAGATCTCTTTGTTGGAACTGTCGTGAACCTGGCCATATGGCAGGAAACTGTCCAAATGAGGGCATCTGCCACACCTGTGGAAAGGCAGGCCATCGTGCTAGGGACTGCACAGCACCTCCTGGTGATCTGAGGCTGTGCAACAACTGCTACAAGCAAGGCCACATGGCAGCCGACTGTACCAACGACAGGGCTTGCAAGAATTGCAGAAAACTGGGCCATATTGCACGCGACTGTCAAAACGATCCCGTCTGCAACACATGCAACATATCTGGGCACATGGCCAGAGATTGTCCAAAAGGCTATACATTTGAAGAAAGGGGGGCTGGAGCTCGTGGAGGTGGCTTTCGTGACATTGTGTGTAGGACTTGCCAGCAGGTGGGGCATGTGAGTCGGGACTGCATTTCCATGACTATATGTCATAACTGTGGAGGAAGAGGCCACATGGCCTTCGAGTGCCCGTCTGGTAGGTTCATGGATAGGTATCCCCGAAGGTACTAG
- the LOC140960484 gene encoding uncharacterized protein encodes MFFNGYGYHGMSFEQTYRCYPASFIDKAQIENGDKVIMPPSALDRLASLQIDYPMLFELRNTATERVSHCGVLEFIAEEGMIYMPYWMMENLLLREGDVVRVKNVTLPKGTYVKLQPHTKDFLDISNPKAILETTLRNFSCLTTGDSIMVAYNNKKYYIDIIESKPSNAISIIETDCEVDFAPPLDYKEPEKPARPIPTGKRTEGQEPAAETEPNFNPFTGTGRRLDGKALKTQPPPASSSAPSFKKPNISNDGGQASASSSSSHSTSRQSQGKLVFGSNANRTSESSKDTSKDTKQEPPKKEEPKFQAFTGKKYSLKG; translated from the exons ATG TTTTTCAACGGATATGGATACCATGGAATGTCATTTGAGCAAACATATCGGTGCTATCCTGCTTCTTTCATTGACAAG GCGCAGATAGAAAATGGTGACAAAG TAATCATGCCTCCTTCAGCTTTAGACCGCCTTG CATCACTTCAAATTGATTACCCTATGTTGTTTGAGCTTCGAAACACTGCAACCGAACGTGTTTCTCATTGTGGAGTTCTGGAGTTCATTGCAGAAGAAGGCATGATATATATGCCTTACTGG ATGATGGAGAATCTGTTGTTGCGAGAAGGAGATGTTGTACGAGTAAAAAATGTGACTCTTCCAAAGGGTACATATGTCAAATTGCAACCTCACACAAAGGACTTCTTGGATATATCAAATCCAAAAGCTAT CTTGGAGACAACATTGAGGAATTTTTCTTGTTTAACCACTGGTGATAGTATCATGGTGGCTTATAACAATAAAAAGTACTACATAGACATAATTGAGTCGAAGCCTTCTAATGCCATAAGTATTATTGAAACCGACTGTGAAGTGGACTTTGCTCCTCCTCTCGATTACAAGGAGCCGGAAAAACCTGCACGGCCAATTCCAACAGGCAAAAGAACAGAAG GCCAGGAGCCTGCAGCTGAGACAGAACCTAACTTCAATCCATTTACTGGTACTGGAAGAAGACTGGATGGAAAAGCCCTGAAAACCCAGCCTCCACCAGCCTCTTCATCTGCACCCAGTTTCAAGAAACCGAATATTTCCAATGATGGTGGACAAGCTTCTGCATCCAGTTCCAGTTCACACAGCACCAGTCGCCAGTCTCAGGGGAAGCTTGTTTTTGGTTCAAATGCAAACCGCACTAGTGAATCATCAAAG GACACTTCAAAAGACACCAAGCAAGAGCCTCCAAAGAAAGAAGAACCGAAATTCCAGGCCTTCACAGGGAAGAAATACTCGTTGAAGGGTTGA
- the LOC140960013 gene encoding V-type proton ATPase 16 kDa proteolipid subunit: MSSTFSGDETAPFFGFLGAAAALVFSCMGAAYGTAKSGVGVASMGVMRPELVMKSIVPVVMAGVLGIYGLIIAVIISTGINPKAKSYYLFDGYAHLSSGLSCGLAGLAAGMAIGIVGDAGVRANAQQPKLFVGMILILIFAEALALYGLIVGIILSSRAGQSRAE, from the exons ATGTCTTCAACCTTCAGCGGCGATGAAACTGCTCCCTTCTTCGGATTCCTCGGCGCTGCTGCTGCCCTTGTATTCTCTT GTATGGGTGCTGCATATGGGACTGCTAAGAGTGGCGTTGGTGTTGCTTCGATGGGGGTGATGAGGCCAGAGCTGGTGATGAAGTCGATTGTGCCGGTGGTTATGGCTGGTGTTTTGGGTATTTACGGTCTGATTATTGCTGTGATTATCAGCACTGGTATTAACCCTAAAGCTAAGTCTTATTACCTGTTTGATGGCTATGCTCATCTCTCGTCGGGCCTTTCTTGTGGGCTTGCTGGGCTGGCTGCTGGAATGGCTATCGGGATTGTCGGAGATGCTGGTGTTAG GGCTAACGCACAGCAGCCGAAGCTTTTTGTGGGGATGATCCTTATTCTCATTTTCGCTGAAGCTCTGGCACTCTACGGCCTAATTGTGGGAATCATTCTGTCTTCACGGGCCGGCCAGTCTAGAGCAGAGTAG
- the LOC140959256 gene encoding uncharacterized protein isoform X4: protein MRVHSFCRTALWGILLVSLLGLCSADDKTLFEVVGAADCADCKEYSIKTTQAFSGLRVSVDCKLKSGETKRMGDTKLDKDGKFKISVSQQLHQDCYVQLHSAAAVPCAAHNGAESAKIVLKSQTNGIQTFGPSQNLQFSTALCASKTFWPFFKHPHFPFTHPWKKSFPSWPPLPPFPPLYKHKPLFPPIVKPLPPPVPVYKPPVPVYKRPVPVYKPPVPVYKPPVPVYKPPVPVYKPPVPVYKPPVPVYKPPVPVYKPPVPVYKPPVPVYKPKPPVYKPPTPVYKPKPPVPVYKPKPPVYKPPVPVYKPKPPVHKPPVPVYKPPPPVPVYKPKPPVYKPPVPVYIPKPPVYKPPLYKKPCPPLIPKLPPFPKIKFPPKYFFHHHHHHRHHHKLGLFPPLPPYHP from the exons ATGAGGGTTCATTCCTTTTGTCGGACAGCCCTTTGGGGAATTCTCTTGGTGTCTTTATTGGGGCTTTGCAGCGCAGATGACAAGACATTGTTCGAGGTTGTCGGGGCAGCAGATTGTGCCGATTGCAAGGAGTACAGCATTAAAACTACTCAGGCATTTTCGG GTCTCAGAGTGAGCGTTGATTGTAAGCTCAAAAGCGGGGAAACAAAAAGAATGGGAGATACCAAGCTCGACAAAGATGGGAAATTCAAGATCTCGGTCTCACAACAACTCCATCAAGATTGCTACGTGCAGCTCCACAGCGCCGCGGCAGTCCCCTGCGCAGCCCACAATGGCGCCGAATCCGCGAAGATCGTGTTGAAATCCCAAACGAATGGTATCCAAACCTTCGGGCCGAGCCAAAATCTGCAGTTCTCAACTGCATTGTGTGCTTCCAAAACCTTTTGGCCTTTCTTCAAGCACCCACATTTTCCATTCACCCATCCGTGGAAGAAGAGCTTCCCTTCTTGGCCGCCTCTCCCTCCATTTCCGCCGCTCTACAAGCATAAGCCACTTTTCCCACCGATTGTCAAGCCTCTACCACCACCAGTTCCCGTCTACAAACCACCAGTTCCAGTGTATAAACGGCCTGTCCCCGTCTACAAGCCACCAGTTCCAGTCTACAAACCGCCGGTTCCCGTCTACAAACCACCAGTTCCAGTGTATAAACCGCCTGTCCCCGTCTACAAACCACCAGTTCCAGTGTATAAGCCGCCTGTCCCCGTCTACAAGCCACCAGTTCCAGTCTACAAACCGCCGGTTCCCGTCTACAAACCAAAACCACCAGTTTACAAGCCACCAACTCCTGTCTACAAGCCAAAACCACCCGTTCCCGTCTACAAGCCAAAACCACCAGTTTACAAGCCACCTGTCCCCGTCTACAAGCCAAAACCACCAGTTCACAAGCCACCGGTTCCAGTCTACAAGCCACCT CCACCGGTCCCCGTCTACAAGCCAAAACCACCAGTTTACAAGCCGCCGGTGCCCGTCTACATTCCAAAACCACCAGTTTACAAGCCCCCGCTATATAAGAAGCCATGCCCTCCACTGATCCCCAAGCTTCCGCCATTTCCGAAGATCAAATTTCCTCCAAAGTACTtcttccaccaccaccaccaccaccgccaccACCACAAACTCGGGCTTTTCCCACCACTACCTCCGTACCATCCTTAA
- the LOC140959174 gene encoding uncharacterized protein isoform X3: MSLDNSSRSRSRSRSRSPMDRKIRTQHYSNRVAPYRRESRRGFSENSLCNNCRRPGHFARECPNAALCHNCGLPGHIASECNTRSLCWNCREPGHMAGNCPNEGICHTCGKAGHRARDCTAPPGDLRLCNNCYKQGHMAADCTNDRACKNCRKLGHIARDCQNDPVCNTCNISGHMARDCPKGYTFEERGAGARGGGFRDIVCRTCQQVGHVSRDCISMTICHNCGGRGHMAFECPSGRFMDRYPRRY; this comes from the exons ATGAGCTTAGACAACAGTAGCCGTAGCAGGAGCAGAAGCAGAAGTAGGAGTCCAATGGATCGGAAGATCCGTACTCAGCACTATTCTAATCGTGTTGCGCCATATAGGCGGGAGTCGAGGAGGGGCTTCAG TGAGAACAGTCTGTGCAACAACTGCAGGAGGCCTGGCCACTTTGCTAGAGAATGCCCCAATGCAGCTCTATGCCACAATTGTGGTCTTCCTGG gCATATTGCATCAGAATGCAACACAAGATCTCTTTGTTGGAACTGTCGTGAACCTGGCCATATGGCAGGAAACTGTCCAAATGAGGGCATCTGCCACACCTGTGGAAAGGCAGGCCATCGTGCTAGGGACTGCACAGCACCTCCTGGTGATCTGAGGCTGTGCAACAACTGCTACAAGCAAGGCCACATGGCAGCCGACTGTACCAACGACAGGGCTTGCAAGAATTGCAGAAAACTGGGCCATATTGCACGCGACTGTCAAAACGATCCCGTCTGCAACACATGCAACATATCTGGGCACATGGCCAGAGATTGTCCAAAAGGCTATACATTTGAAGAAAGGGGGGCTGGAGCTCGTGGAGGTGGCTTTCGTGACATTGTGTGTAGGACTTGCCAGCAGGTGGGGCATGTGAGTCGGGACTGCATTTCCATGACTATATGTCATAACTGTGGAGGAAGAGGCCACATGGCCTTCGAGTGCCCGTCTGGTAGGTTCATGGATAGGTATCCCCGAAGGTACTAG
- the LOC140959256 gene encoding uncharacterized protein isoform X1, with protein MRVHSFCRTALWGILLVSLLGLCSADDKTLFEVVGAADCADCKEYSIKTTQAFSGLRVSVDCKLKSGETKRMGDTKLDKDGKFKISVSQQLHQDCYVQLHSAAAVPCAAHNGAESAKIVLKSQTNGIQTFGPSQNLQFSTALCASKTFWPFFKHPHFPFTHPWKKSFPSWPPLPPFPPLYKHKPLFPPIVKPLPPPVPVYKPPVPVYKRPVPVYKPPVPVYKPPVPVYKPPVPVYKPPVPVYKPPVPVYKPPVPVYKPPVPVYKPPVPVYKPKPPVYKPPTPVYKPKPPVPVYKPKPPVYKPPVPVYKPKPPVHKPPVPVYKPPVPVYKPKPPVPVYKPPVPVYKPKPPVYKPPVPVYIPKPPVYKPPLYKKPCPPLIPKLPPFPKIKFPPKYFFHHHHHHRHHHKLGLFPPLPPYHP; from the exons ATGAGGGTTCATTCCTTTTGTCGGACAGCCCTTTGGGGAATTCTCTTGGTGTCTTTATTGGGGCTTTGCAGCGCAGATGACAAGACATTGTTCGAGGTTGTCGGGGCAGCAGATTGTGCCGATTGCAAGGAGTACAGCATTAAAACTACTCAGGCATTTTCGG GTCTCAGAGTGAGCGTTGATTGTAAGCTCAAAAGCGGGGAAACAAAAAGAATGGGAGATACCAAGCTCGACAAAGATGGGAAATTCAAGATCTCGGTCTCACAACAACTCCATCAAGATTGCTACGTGCAGCTCCACAGCGCCGCGGCAGTCCCCTGCGCAGCCCACAATGGCGCCGAATCCGCGAAGATCGTGTTGAAATCCCAAACGAATGGTATCCAAACCTTCGGGCCGAGCCAAAATCTGCAGTTCTCAACTGCATTGTGTGCTTCCAAAACCTTTTGGCCTTTCTTCAAGCACCCACATTTTCCATTCACCCATCCGTGGAAGAAGAGCTTCCCTTCTTGGCCGCCTCTCCCTCCATTTCCGCCGCTCTACAAGCATAAGCCACTTTTCCCACCGATTGTCAAGCCTCTACCACCACCAGTTCCCGTCTACAAACCACCAGTTCCAGTGTATAAACGGCCTGTCCCCGTCTACAAGCCACCAGTTCCAGTCTACAAACCGCCGGTTCCCGTCTACAAACCACCAGTTCCAGTGTATAAACCGCCTGTCCCCGTCTACAAACCACCAGTTCCAGTGTATAAGCCGCCTGTCCCCGTCTACAAGCCACCAGTTCCAGTCTACAAACCGCCGGTTCCCGTCTACAAACCAAAACCACCAGTTTACAAGCCACCAACTCCTGTCTACAAGCCAAAACCACCCGTTCCCGTCTACAAGCCAAAACCACCAGTTTACAAGCCACCTGTCCCCGTCTACAAGCCAAAACCACCAGTTCACAAGCCACCGGTTCCAGTCTACAAGCCACCTGTCCCCGTCTACAAGCCAAAACCACCGGTTCCAGTCTACAAGCCACCGGTCCCCGTCTACAAGCCAAAACCACCAGTTTACAAGCCGCCGGTGCCCGTCTACATTCCAAAACCACCAGTTTACAAGCCCCCGCTATATAAGAAGCCATGCCCTCCACTGATCCCCAAGCTTCCGCCATTTCCGAAGATCAAATTTCCTCCAAAGTACTtcttccaccaccaccaccaccaccgccaccACCACAAACTCGGGCTTTTCCCACCACTACCTCCGTACCATCCTTAA